A region of the Halostella limicola genome:
GGGCGATCCGCTCGAACATCATCTCACGCAGTTCGTCGGCGTCCTCGGCGTACACCCGCGCCATCACGTCCCACTCGCCGGTGGTCAGGTGGACCTCCTGCACGCCGTCGATGGCCGCGAGGCGGTCGAGGGTGTCCTGCTCCCGCCCCTGCTCGACGCGCAGCCCGACGATGGCCGAGATGCCGAGCCCGACCGTCCGCGGGTCGACGCTCGCGTGGTACCCCTCGATGACGCCGGCCTCCTCCATCCGCGAGACGCGGTCGTGGACCGTCGCGCTGGACATGTCGATCTCCCTCGCGATCTCGCTGAACGGCGTCCGAGCGTCGGCCTGCAGGATCCGCAGGATCTCCCGATCTGTGTCGTCGAGGTCCATACGCCGGCTTCAGACCCCGTCCCCGTGAATCTACCCCTGGTCGACGCCCCGCGGAAGCTGCTGCGCCGCGTCGAGCAGGGCGTCGTGGAGGTCGCCGTTCGAGGCGACGAGACCCCGGTCGCCCGGCGACCAGCGGTCCCCGTCGAGGTCGGTGACGCGGCCGCCCGCCGCCCGGATCAGCGCGACGCCGGCGACCGTGTC
Encoded here:
- a CDS encoding Lrp/AsnC family transcriptional regulator — its product is MDLDDTDREILRILQADARTPFSEIAREIDMSSATVHDRVSRMEEAGVIEGYHASVDPRTVGLGISAIVGLRVEQGREQDTLDRLAAIDGVQEVHLTTGEWDVMARVYAEDADELREMMFERIARMDGFARSQTMVILGTHHEDERLPVE